The genome window CCGCCGGGGGTGGTGGCCGGGAGACGGTCGGGCCGTCAGGGCGCCAGCCAGGCGGCGGTGTACGCGTCGATCTCGGCCGACAGCGCCGCCTTTCCGGCGTCGTCGAGGAACGACGCCTCGACCGCGTTCCCGGCGAGTGCGGCCAGACCCCGCTCGTCGAGGTCGAGGAGCCGCGCGGCGACCGCGTACTCGCTGTTGAGGTCGGTGCCGAACATCGGCGGGTCGTCGGAGTTGATCGTGACGAGGACCCCGGCGCGCACGAACTCCTTGATGGGGTGCTCGTCGAGCGAGCGGACCGCGCGCGTGGCGATGTTGGAGGTCGGGCACACCTCCAGCGGGATGCGGTGCTCGGCGAGGTGGGCGAGCAGCTTCGGGTCGCGGGCGGAACTGGTGCCGTGCCCGATGCGCTCGGCCCGCAGCTCGTTCAGCGCGTCCCAGACCGTCTCGGGCCCGGTCGTCTCGCCCGCGTGCGGAACGGAGCGGAGGCCCGCCGCTATGGCCTGGTCGAAGTAGGGCTTGAACTGCGGCCGCGGTACGCCGACCTCGGGACCGCCGAGCCCGAACGAGACCAGCCCCTCGGGACGCAGCCGGTCGTCGGTGGCGAGCCGGGCCGTCTCCTCGGCCGATACGAGCCCGGCCTCGCCGGGGATGTCGAAGCACCAGCGCAGCACGGTCCCGAAGTCGGCCTCCGCGGCCTTGCGGGCGTCCTCGATGGCGTCCATGAACGCGCGCTCGTCGATACCGCGGCGGGTGGACGAGTACGGGGTGATGGTCAGCTCCGCGTAGCGGACCTGCTGGCGGGCCATGTCACGGGCGATCTCGTACGTCAGCAGGCGGACGTCCTCGGGGGTCCGGATCAGGTCGACGACCGACAGGTACACCTCGATGAAGTGGGCGAAGTCCGTGAACGTGAAGTAGTCGACCAGGGCCTCGGGGTCGGTGGGCACCTTGGAGTCGGGGTGGCGGGCGGCCA of Streptomyces cynarae contains these proteins:
- a CDS encoding adenosine deaminase translates to MTDHRDAPAVRDLHAFIAGLPKAELHVHHVGSASPRIVSELAARHPDSKVPTDPEALVDYFTFTDFAHFIEVYLSVVDLIRTPEDVRLLTYEIARDMARQQVRYAELTITPYSSTRRGIDERAFMDAIEDARKAAEADFGTVLRWCFDIPGEAGLVSAEETARLATDDRLRPEGLVSFGLGGPEVGVPRPQFKPYFDQAIAAGLRSVPHAGETTGPETVWDALNELRAERIGHGTSSARDPKLLAHLAEHRIPLEVCPTSNIATRAVRSLDEHPIKEFVRAGVLVTINSDDPPMFGTDLNSEYAVAARLLDLDERGLAALAGNAVEASFLDDAGKAALSAEIDAYTAAWLAP